A genomic region of Rhizobium sp. NXC24 contains the following coding sequences:
- a CDS encoding L,D-transpeptidase yields MNRFLKFSLTLALTAATSALALNNAQAQYYHGGNDVVLVTPDGRILDQYPNQGSVTVARDGRGHRVLIDRYGNVVATEMRASTYYPRAPRRDAYNDDGYGDGNRYGDTQLSNNGGYRDYRQYRGDDGGYVDNGYDQQDRGVVTSGIPRDGEIQSEPLDNQSLPGGQATQNPNGADYASIDPQEQAPAIERKPPAEPVITLKGKSKVEITALEVFLSRQGISPGAIDGRMGANVTKAVYAYQQMTGQTLNPNDTDSILEQLRLSGGMPIINYTITPADAAGPYVASIPEDYAEKAQMPSLGYTSTTEMLAERFHMDEGYLKELNPGVDFTVPGTTIKVVNTGPGKTGTVAKILADKGRKQVFAYDASGALIAAYPASIGSTDTPSPSGTVTVERVAFNPGYTYNPKINFKQGANDKILDIPPGPNGPVGLVWMALSKPTYGIHGTPDPSKIGKSQSHGCVRLTNWDATELAKMVKPGVVVEFVD; encoded by the coding sequence GTGAACCGGTTCCTGAAATTCAGCCTTACTTTGGCTCTGACTGCCGCGACCTCTGCCCTCGCGCTGAACAATGCGCAGGCACAATATTATCACGGCGGGAACGACGTGGTTCTTGTGACCCCTGACGGACGAATCCTTGATCAATATCCGAACCAAGGCAGCGTAACCGTCGCCCGCGACGGGCGCGGCCATCGCGTGCTGATCGATCGCTACGGCAACGTCGTCGCTACCGAGATGCGCGCCAGCACTTATTACCCCCGCGCGCCTCGCCGCGACGCCTACAATGACGATGGCTATGGCGACGGCAACCGATATGGCGACACGCAGCTTTCCAACAATGGCGGCTACCGCGACTATCGCCAGTATCGCGGCGATGATGGTGGCTATGTCGACAATGGCTATGATCAGCAGGATCGCGGTGTCGTCACCAGCGGCATTCCGCGCGACGGCGAAATCCAGAGCGAGCCGCTCGACAATCAATCGCTGCCGGGCGGACAAGCCACACAGAATCCGAATGGCGCCGACTACGCGTCGATCGATCCGCAGGAACAGGCACCTGCTATCGAACGCAAGCCGCCTGCTGAGCCCGTCATCACGCTGAAGGGCAAGTCGAAGGTGGAGATCACCGCGCTGGAGGTCTTCCTCTCTCGCCAGGGCATTTCGCCGGGCGCGATCGATGGCCGCATGGGCGCCAATGTCACCAAGGCGGTCTACGCCTACCAGCAGATGACTGGTCAGACGCTGAACCCGAACGACACGGATTCGATCCTCGAACAACTGCGCTTATCGGGCGGCATGCCGATCATCAACTATACGATCACGCCTGCCGATGCCGCTGGCCCCTATGTCGCATCGATCCCTGAAGACTATGCCGAGAAGGCACAGATGCCGTCGCTCGGCTATACCTCGACCACGGAAATGCTGGCCGAACGTTTCCATATGGATGAAGGCTATCTGAAGGAACTCAATCCCGGCGTCGATTTCACGGTCCCCGGCACCACGATCAAAGTGGTCAACACCGGCCCGGGCAAGACCGGCACCGTTGCCAAGATTCTGGCCGACAAGGGCCGCAAGCAGGTTTTCGCCTATGACGCCAGCGGCGCTCTGATTGCCGCCTACCCCGCCAGCATTGGCTCGACCGACACGCCGTCGCCCTCCGGCACGGTCACGGTCGAGCGCGTCGCTTTCAATCCGGGCTACACGTACAATCCGAAGATCAACTTCAAGCAGGGCGCCAACGACAAGATCCTCGACATTCCGCCCGGCCCGAATGGCCCGGTCGGTCTTGTTTGGATGGCGCTATCGAAACCGACCTACGGCATTCACGGCACCCCGGACCCTTCCAAGATTGGTAAGTCGCAGAGCCACGGCTGCGTGCGCCTGACCAACTGGGATGCGACCGAACTTGCCAAGATGGTCAAGCCCGGCGTAGTCGTCGAATTCGTCGATTGA
- a CDS encoding ParA family protein encodes MPVITFANTKGGAGKTTAVLLLSTELARRGYRVTILDADPQHWISHWYEISSRVPNISVIDFVTSASLPIHLSENSATDYFILDLPGARTPLLATALGLSDHVLIPIQGCAMDARGGAQVLELLQYMEQKAGIHINHSVVLTRVNSMVTTRALQVVKALLSQRSVTVLETPIIERSAFRDIFDCGGTLYTMDPNRVSNLDKAQENARAFAEEMMRLLPARLTASARSAVHEAIRTAA; translated from the coding sequence ATGCCAGTTATCACATTTGCAAATACGAAGGGTGGCGCAGGGAAGACGACGGCGGTTTTGCTGTTGTCCACGGAACTGGCGCGACGCGGTTATCGCGTTACCATTCTTGACGCTGATCCGCAGCACTGGATTTCGCACTGGTATGAAATCTCCAGCCGTGTTCCCAATATTTCCGTCATCGATTTCGTGACGAGCGCGTCCCTGCCGATACATCTTTCCGAGAACAGTGCGACGGATTACTTCATCCTGGATCTGCCGGGTGCCCGCACGCCGCTGTTGGCAACGGCGCTCGGTCTCTCCGATCATGTGCTCATTCCGATCCAAGGCTGTGCGATGGATGCGCGGGGCGGCGCGCAGGTGCTGGAGCTACTGCAATATATGGAACAGAAAGCCGGCATTCACATCAATCATTCGGTCGTTCTGACCCGCGTGAATTCGATGGTGACGACCAGAGCGCTGCAGGTGGTGAAAGCGTTGTTGTCTCAGCGCAGTGTCACGGTTTTAGAAACGCCGATCATCGAACGCTCCGCTTTCCGCGATATCTTCGATTGCGGCGGCACGCTCTATACCATGGATCCGAACCGGGTCAGCAATCTCGACAAGGCTCAGGAAAATGCCCGCGCCTTCGCCGAGGAAATGATGCGGCTCTTGCCGGCGCGGCTGACGGCTTCGGCCCGCAGCGCTGTTCATGAGGCGATCCGCACCGCGGCCTAG
- a CDS encoding iron-containing alcohol dehydrogenase, giving the protein MSNISANWSYPTAVKLGRGRITELADACKSLGIKKPLLITDRGLASMAITKTALDILEDAGLGRAIFADVDPNPNEKNLEAGVKAFKDGGHDGVVAFGGGSGLDLGKCVAFMAGQTRPVWDFEDIGDWWTRANVEGIAPIVAVPTTAGTGSEVGRASVITNSVTHVKKIIFHPKFLPGVVISDPELTVGMPKIITAGTGMDAFAHCLEAYSSPFYHPMSAGIALEGMRLVKEFLPRAYREGTDLEARANMMSAAAMGAVAFQKGLGAIHALSHPIGAVYNTHHGMTNAVVMPAVLRFNRKAIEEKIARAAAYLGISGGFDGFYDYVLKLRAELGVPESLSAMGIAPDRIDELSAMAIEDPSAGGNPVPMTLENTKALFHDCF; this is encoded by the coding sequence ATGAGCAATATCTCAGCCAATTGGAGCTATCCCACCGCCGTCAAGCTCGGCCGCGGCCGGATCACGGAACTGGCGGATGCCTGCAAAAGCCTGGGGATCAAGAAGCCGCTCCTGATCACCGACCGAGGGCTCGCCTCGATGGCGATCACCAAGACGGCGCTGGATATTCTCGAAGACGCCGGCCTCGGCCGTGCCATCTTCGCCGACGTCGATCCGAACCCGAACGAGAAGAACCTCGAGGCCGGCGTCAAGGCCTTCAAGGATGGCGGTCATGACGGCGTCGTCGCCTTCGGTGGCGGCTCGGGCCTCGATCTCGGCAAATGCGTTGCCTTCATGGCTGGCCAGACACGACCGGTCTGGGATTTTGAGGACATCGGCGACTGGTGGACTCGCGCCAATGTCGAGGGCATTGCTCCGATCGTCGCTGTTCCAACGACCGCCGGCACCGGCTCCGAGGTCGGCCGCGCCAGCGTCATCACCAATTCTGTAACGCATGTGAAGAAGATCATCTTCCATCCGAAGTTCCTGCCGGGCGTCGTGATCTCCGATCCTGAACTGACCGTCGGCATGCCGAAGATCATCACCGCCGGCACCGGCATGGATGCCTTCGCCCATTGCCTGGAAGCCTATTCCTCGCCGTTCTATCATCCGATGTCGGCCGGCATCGCGCTGGAAGGCATGCGGCTCGTCAAGGAATTCCTGCCGCGCGCCTATCGGGAAGGTACCGACCTCGAAGCCCGCGCCAATATGATGAGCGCCGCCGCCATGGGTGCTGTCGCCTTCCAGAAAGGGCTGGGCGCCATTCACGCGCTGTCGCATCCGATCGGCGCCGTCTACAACACGCATCACGGCATGACCAATGCCGTCGTCATGCCGGCCGTCCTGCGCTTTAACCGCAAGGCAATCGAAGAAAAGATCGCCCGTGCTGCCGCCTATCTCGGCATTTCCGGTGGTTTCGACGGTTTCTATGACTATGTGTTGAAGCTGCGGGCCGAACTCGGCGTTCCGGAAAGCCTCTCGGCTATGGGCATTGCGCCCGATCGCATCGACGAGCTTTCGGCCATGGCGATCGAAGATCCAAGCGCCGGTGGCAATCCGGTGCCGATGACGCTGGAGAACACCAAGGCGCTGTTCCACGACTGCTTCTAA
- a CDS encoding aldehyde dehydrogenase family protein codes for MTMITCVSPVNGEIYAERPALSLDAAKEAVARARKAQKDWARRPLEDRVQLVLKGAARLNEMADVVVPELAWQMGRPIKYGGEYRGFNERSNYVASIAADALSPMVVEDSANFARRIEREPHGVVFVIAPWNYPYMTAINTIAPALMAGNTVVLKHASQTLLVGERLVQAFVEAGVPADVFQNVFLDHETTSALIAAGSFNFVNFTGSVEGGRSIERAAAGTFTSLGLELGGKDPGYVMEDADLEAAVDTLMDGATYNSGQCCCGIERIYVHESLYDAFVEKSVAWVSNYKLGNPLEPETTLGPMANKRFAKVVREQIADAVAKGARALVDPKLFPADDGGAYLAPQILVDVNHSMAFMREETFGPAVGIMKVKSDAEALELMNDSPYGLTASLWTKDVERASRIGRDIETGTVFMNRADYLDPALCWTGVKETGRGGSLSVLGFHNLTRPKSYHLKKVTA; via the coding sequence ATGACCATGATCACATGCGTGTCCCCGGTAAATGGGGAGATTTATGCGGAGCGTCCGGCGCTGTCGCTGGATGCGGCCAAGGAAGCGGTCGCCCGCGCCCGCAAGGCTCAGAAGGACTGGGCGCGCCGCCCGCTGGAAGACCGCGTTCAACTGGTGCTGAAGGGTGCTGCGCGCCTCAACGAAATGGCCGATGTCGTCGTGCCGGAGCTCGCATGGCAGATGGGCCGCCCGATCAAATACGGCGGCGAATATCGCGGCTTCAACGAGCGCTCGAATTATGTGGCGTCGATCGCAGCCGATGCGCTGTCGCCGATGGTGGTGGAAGACAGCGCGAATTTCGCCCGTCGTATCGAGCGCGAACCGCATGGCGTCGTGTTCGTCATCGCGCCATGGAACTATCCCTACATGACCGCGATCAACACGATCGCCCCAGCGCTGATGGCCGGCAATACCGTTGTTCTGAAACATGCCAGCCAGACGCTGCTGGTCGGCGAACGGCTGGTTCAGGCTTTCGTCGAGGCCGGCGTTCCTGCTGATGTCTTCCAGAACGTCTTCCTCGATCATGAAACGACGTCGGCGCTGATCGCCGCCGGCAGCTTCAACTTTGTCAACTTCACCGGTTCGGTCGAAGGCGGGCGGTCGATCGAACGCGCTGCCGCCGGCACCTTCACCAGCCTTGGCCTCGAACTTGGCGGCAAGGATCCGGGCTATGTCATGGAAGATGCCGACCTCGAGGCGGCCGTCGACACGCTGATGGATGGTGCCACCTACAATTCCGGCCAATGCTGCTGCGGCATCGAGCGAATCTATGTGCATGAATCGCTTTACGACGCCTTCGTCGAGAAGTCGGTCGCCTGGGTGTCGAACTACAAGCTCGGCAATCCGCTGGAGCCGGAAACTACGCTTGGCCCGATGGCGAACAAGCGTTTCGCCAAGGTGGTCCGCGAGCAGATCGCCGATGCCGTCGCCAAGGGCGCCAGGGCGCTGGTCGACCCCAAGCTTTTCCCGGCCGATGACGGCGGCGCCTATCTCGCGCCGCAGATACTCGTCGATGTCAATCATTCCATGGCCTTTATGCGCGAAGAGACCTTCGGCCCCGCCGTCGGCATCATGAAGGTGAAGAGCGATGCGGAAGCGCTGGAATTGATGAATGACAGCCCTTATGGCTTGACGGCGTCGCTCTGGACCAAGGATGTCGAGCGCGCTTCGCGCATCGGCCGCGATATCGAAACCGGCACCGTCTTCATGAACCGCGCAGACTATCTCGATCCGGCACTGTGCTGGACCGGCGTCAAGGAAACGGGCCGTGGCGGCTCGCTTTCCGTGCTTGGTTTTCATAACCTGACGCGCCCGAAATCCTACCATTTGAAGAAGGTAACAGCATGA
- a CDS encoding glutamine synthetase family protein, with amino-acid sequence MSTSYTFDDLKKDVAEGRIDTVLACQVDMQGRLMGKRFQAEFFVESAWKETHSCNYLQATDLEMETVSGYKSTSWEKGYGDYTMKPDLATLRRIPWLEGTALVLCDVLDHHTHEEVAHSPRAILKKQVRRLEAMGMKAFMASELEFFLFDQSYDSARESGYRNLHLASGYNEDYHIFQTTKEEGVMRAIRTGLQGADIPVENSKGEASAGQEEINVRYADALTMADRHTIIKNGCKEIAWSKGKAITFLAKWNYNSAGSSSHIHQSLWSADGKTPLFFDKEQEHGMTPLMKHYVAGLLTHASEITYFLAPYINSYKRFVAGTFAPTKAIWSTDNRTAGYRLCGAETKGIRIECRVGGSDLNPYLAFAALIAAGLDGIENKLELEAPFVGDAYGAREVREIPRTLRDAAVALSGSQMLRAAFGDDVIDHYTRAAEWEQEEYDRRITDWEVARGFERA; translated from the coding sequence ATGAGCACTAGCTATACGTTCGACGACCTCAAGAAAGATGTGGCCGAGGGGCGCATCGATACGGTTCTGGCATGTCAGGTGGACATGCAGGGTCGCTTGATGGGCAAACGTTTCCAGGCGGAATTCTTCGTGGAGAGCGCCTGGAAGGAAACGCATAGCTGCAACTATCTCCAGGCGACCGACCTCGAGATGGAGACCGTCTCGGGTTACAAGTCGACGAGCTGGGAAAAGGGCTACGGCGACTATACGATGAAGCCCGATCTCGCCACGCTTCGCCGCATTCCCTGGCTTGAGGGCACGGCGCTGGTGCTTTGCGACGTGCTCGATCATCACACCCATGAAGAGGTGGCGCATTCGCCGCGCGCCATCCTGAAGAAGCAGGTCAGGCGGCTTGAAGCAATGGGCATGAAGGCCTTCATGGCCTCCGAACTGGAATTCTTCCTGTTCGATCAGAGCTATGACAGCGCCCGTGAATCCGGCTATCGCAACCTGCATCTCGCCAGTGGCTATAATGAAGACTACCACATCTTCCAGACCACCAAGGAAGAAGGGGTGATGCGGGCGATCCGCACTGGCCTGCAGGGAGCCGACATTCCGGTCGAAAATTCCAAGGGGGAGGCTTCGGCGGGGCAGGAGGAAATCAATGTCCGCTATGCCGATGCGCTGACCATGGCGGACCGCCATACGATCATCAAAAATGGCTGCAAGGAGATCGCCTGGTCGAAGGGCAAGGCCATCACATTCCTGGCGAAGTGGAACTATAATTCCGCCGGCAGCTCGTCGCATATTCATCAGTCGCTGTGGAGCGCTGACGGCAAGACGCCGCTGTTCTTCGACAAGGAACAAGAACATGGCATGACGCCGCTGATGAAGCATTATGTCGCCGGTCTTTTGACGCATGCCAGCGAGATCACCTATTTCCTCGCGCCCTACATCAATTCCTACAAGCGTTTCGTGGCAGGCACTTTCGCGCCGACCAAGGCGATCTGGAGCACCGACAACCGTACCGCGGGCTATCGTCTCTGCGGCGCCGAGACCAAGGGAATCCGCATCGAATGCCGCGTCGGCGGCTCCGATCTCAATCCCTATCTCGCTTTTGCGGCGCTGATTGCCGCCGGCCTAGATGGCATCGAGAACAAGCTTGAACTGGAGGCACCCTTCGTGGGGGACGCCTATGGTGCCCGCGAGGTTCGCGAAATTCCGCGCACGCTGCGAGACGCTGCGGTGGCGCTGAGCGGCTCTCAGATGCTGCGCGCCGCTTTCGGCGACGATGTCATCGATCACTACACCCGTGCTGCCGAATGGGAGCAGGAGGAATATGATCGCCGCATCACCGACTGGGAGGTGGCGAGAGGATTCGAAAGAGCGTAA
- a CDS encoding amino acid permease — MSDYTELDKKQDVHILHSMGYAQELERRMSSFSNFAVSFSIICILSGGINSLAQATSGAGGAAIGIGWPVGCFISLVFAVAMAQISSAYPTAGGLYHWGSILGNRFTGWLTAWFNLLGLVTVLGAINVGTYYFFIGAFGGYFGMVDTTLVRIVFLVVITGLQALVNHMGIGLTAKLTDFSGYLIFATSIALAVVCLIAAPSYDFARLFTFTNYSGVATIAADGSATGAPVWPQVSTFWVFALGLLLPIYTITGYDASAHTSEETVKAAHSVPRGMVASVLWSALFGYIMLCAFVLMIPNMDDAAKQGWNVFFWAMDAQVNPIVKDILYLLIFISQWLCGLATVTSVSRMIFAFSRDGGLPASKALSKVSPTHRTPVSAIWTGSILSVLFVWGSSLVSIGDTPVYTIVVSCTVIFLFFSFAIPITLGLFAWGTSKWDKMGPWNLGEGLFKLFAVLSIIAMIVIFVLGIQPPNDWAGIITVGFFVLTAIVWFGFERRRFKGPPIGDAIAKRKAEIAAAEAAVGES; from the coding sequence ATGTCTGATTACACAGAGTTGGACAAGAAGCAGGACGTGCATATTCTGCACTCCATGGGCTATGCCCAGGAGTTGGAACGGCGCATGAGTTCGTTCTCGAACTTTGCCGTATCCTTTTCCATCATTTGCATTCTTTCGGGCGGCATCAATTCGCTCGCCCAGGCGACTTCTGGCGCAGGCGGTGCCGCGATCGGCATCGGCTGGCCGGTCGGATGCTTCATTTCGCTGGTCTTTGCCGTGGCGATGGCGCAGATCAGCTCCGCTTATCCGACTGCGGGCGGGCTCTATCACTGGGGCTCGATCCTCGGCAACCGTTTCACCGGCTGGCTGACTGCATGGTTTAACCTGCTCGGCCTCGTCACCGTTCTCGGCGCGATCAATGTCGGCACCTATTATTTCTTCATCGGTGCTTTCGGCGGCTATTTCGGCATGGTCGATACGACATTGGTCCGTATCGTGTTCCTGGTGGTCATCACCGGCCTTCAGGCGCTCGTGAACCATATGGGTATCGGGCTGACCGCGAAGCTCACCGACTTCTCCGGCTATCTGATCTTCGCAACCTCGATCGCACTTGCGGTCGTGTGCCTGATCGCCGCACCATCCTATGATTTCGCGCGGCTGTTCACCTTCACGAACTACTCGGGTGTGGCAACGATTGCCGCCGATGGTTCGGCAACCGGAGCACCGGTCTGGCCGCAGGTTTCCACCTTCTGGGTCTTTGCGCTCGGCCTCCTGCTGCCGATCTACACGATCACCGGCTACGACGCCTCGGCGCATACATCGGAGGAAACGGTCAAGGCAGCGCATTCCGTTCCGCGCGGCATGGTAGCCTCCGTGCTTTGGTCGGCCTTGTTCGGCTATATCATGCTGTGTGCATTCGTTCTGATGATCCCGAATATGGACGACGCCGCAAAGCAGGGCTGGAACGTGTTCTTCTGGGCGATGGATGCTCAAGTGAACCCCATCGTCAAGGATATCCTGTATCTCCTGATCTTCATCAGCCAGTGGCTGTGCGGCCTTGCAACGGTCACCTCTGTATCGCGCATGATCTTTGCGTTCTCGCGTGACGGCGGTCTTCCTGCATCGAAGGCACTTTCCAAGGTCAGCCCGACACACCGCACGCCGGTTTCCGCGATCTGGACCGGCTCGATTCTTTCGGTGCTGTTCGTCTGGGGTTCGTCGCTGGTGTCGATCGGCGATACACCGGTTTACACCATCGTCGTTTCGTGCACCGTCATCTTCCTCTTCTTCTCCTTCGCGATCCCGATCACGCTCGGTCTGTTTGCCTGGGGTACGTCGAAGTGGGACAAGATGGGCCCGTGGAACCTCGGTGAAGGGTTGTTCAAGCTTTTTGCCGTGCTGTCGATCATCGCGATGATCGTGATCTTTGTTCTCGGCATTCAGCCGCCGAATGACTGGGCAGGCATCATCACCGTCGGCTTCTTTGTCCTGACTGCGATCGTCTGGTTCGGCTTCGAGCGGCGGCGCTTCAAGGGACCGCCGATCGGCGACGCGATCGCCAAGCGCAAGGCCGAAATCGCAGCGGCAGAAGCGGCCGTCGGCGAAAGCTAA
- a CDS encoding N-formylglutamate amidohydrolase — protein MHAAQGILTEADGDCVAVERPDGKSAVFIICEHASRTLPKYFGDLGLSTEALSSHIAWDPGALAVATKMSGSLDATLVYQRFSRLIYDCNRPPESAGAMPEVSEIYTIPGNQDLQTSDRQARTNALYIPFHDRIRALLKERAAREQNTVIVTVHSFTPVYNGRQRAVELGILHDEDRWLADRMLDAAAEAPLYRTERNEPYGPEDGVTHTLKLHGLANGLHNVMIEVRNDLIRDDVGQGVVADYLTGLIQSSLEA, from the coding sequence ATGCATGCCGCGCAAGGCATTCTGACGGAAGCGGATGGCGATTGCGTCGCGGTCGAACGGCCGGACGGAAAAAGCGCGGTTTTCATCATCTGCGAACATGCTTCACGCACGTTGCCCAAATATTTCGGCGATCTGGGCCTTTCGACCGAAGCGCTGTCCAGCCACATCGCCTGGGATCCGGGTGCGCTAGCGGTCGCCACGAAGATGTCCGGCAGCCTCGATGCTACGCTGGTTTATCAACGCTTCTCGCGGCTGATTTACGACTGCAACCGTCCGCCCGAAAGCGCGGGCGCGATGCCGGAGGTTAGCGAGATCTACACGATCCCCGGTAACCAGGACCTGCAAACCTCCGACCGGCAAGCGCGCACGAACGCTCTTTATATACCGTTCCATGACCGCATTCGCGCGCTCCTGAAAGAGAGGGCGGCGAGGGAACAAAACACCGTGATCGTCACGGTTCACAGCTTCACGCCTGTTTACAATGGCAGGCAGCGGGCGGTGGAGCTCGGCATTCTGCACGATGAAGACCGCTGGCTGGCGGATCGCATGCTCGATGCTGCTGCAGAGGCGCCGCTCTACCGCACCGAGCGCAACGAGCCTTACGGGCCAGAAGATGGCGTCACCCATACGCTTAAACTGCATGGGCTCGCCAACGGTTTGCATAACGTTATGATCGAGGTCCGCAACGACCTCATCCGAGATGACGTCGGCCAAGGGGTCGTGGCCGACTATCTAACAGGGCTTATCCAGAGCAGTCTGGAAGCCTGA
- a CDS encoding MurR/RpiR family transcriptional regulator translates to MSNASKTVSDVINAQFDALTRAEKQLAKSLLDNYPVSGLGSITTVAENARVSTPTVARMVQKLGFKGYPDFQSRLHQEVEATISNPLTKHDRWASNAPGTHILNRFADAIMGNLRQTLTDIDAATFDNVAALLSEHKRGLYFVGGRITGALAEYFFTHMQVIRPNTTLLSSNSSSWPQYVLNMNPGDLLVIFDIRRYEQEIVSLAAAARRCGAEIIVFTDQWATPAVKYAKHTFRVQIEAPSAWDSSVVTLFIVEALIEAIQSSTWDETSERMKTLEGLFEQTRLFRKLG, encoded by the coding sequence GTGAGCAATGCGTCGAAAACAGTTTCGGACGTAATCAATGCCCAATTCGACGCGCTGACGCGCGCCGAAAAGCAGCTCGCCAAGAGCCTGCTCGACAACTACCCGGTTTCGGGGTTGGGCAGCATTACGACAGTTGCCGAAAATGCGCGGGTTTCCACGCCGACAGTGGCGCGCATGGTGCAGAAACTCGGCTTCAAGGGTTACCCGGACTTTCAGTCCCGCCTCCATCAGGAAGTCGAGGCGACCATCTCGAATCCGCTCACCAAACACGACCGCTGGGCGTCCAATGCTCCCGGCACGCACATCCTTAACCGCTTTGCTGACGCCATTATGGGCAATCTCCGCCAGACCCTGACGGATATCGATGCAGCCACCTTCGATAACGTCGCTGCGCTGCTGTCAGAGCACAAACGCGGGCTTTATTTCGTCGGTGGACGCATCACCGGCGCGCTTGCCGAATATTTCTTTACCCATATGCAGGTCATCCGCCCGAACACGACCTTGCTCTCCTCCAACTCCAGTTCCTGGCCGCAATATGTTTTGAACATGAATCCCGGCGATCTGCTGGTGATCTTCGATATCAGACGTTACGAGCAGGAAATAGTCAGCCTCGCCGCCGCCGCCCGGCGTTGCGGAGCCGAGATCATCGTCTTCACCGACCAATGGGCGACCCCTGCCGTCAAATATGCAAAGCACACATTCCGCGTGCAGATCGAAGCGCCTTCGGCCTGGGATTCCTCCGTCGTCACCCTTTTCATCGTCGAAGCGCTGATCGAAGCCATACAAAGCTCGACCTGGGACGAGACGAGTGAGCGCATGAAAACGCTTGAAGGCCTGTTCGAACAAACAAGGCTGTTCCGCAAGCTAGGTTAG
- a CDS encoding ABC transporter substrate-binding protein, which yields MTSKIHRLLTLSTAMLVATTAIAAAEPSADLIAAAKKEGTLTTIALPHNWCGYGDLIAAFKAKYSIDVNELNPDAGSGDEVEAIRANKGNTGPQAPDVIDVGLSFGPTAKKDGLLQPYKVSTWDSIPDSAKDADGFWYGDYYGVLSFVTNKDVVKNPPKDWADLQKPEYANTVSLAGDPRTSNQAVQAVYAAGLAAGEKDAAKVGAAGLDYFAKLNKAGNFVPVIGKSASLAQGATPIVVAWDYNGLAWRDSLNGNPPVDVTVPASGVVAGVYVQAISAFAPHPNAAKLWMEFLYSDEGQIGWLKGYCHPIRFNDLAKNKKVPQELLDKLPPAAAYEKAVFPTLDEQAAGKTAITTKWDSVVGSNVQ from the coding sequence GTGACCTCGAAAATTCATCGTCTTCTGACGCTCTCCACTGCAATGCTCGTCGCCACGACCGCCATTGCTGCTGCTGAACCGAGCGCAGACCTTATCGCTGCCGCCAAGAAGGAAGGCACGCTGACCACCATCGCCCTGCCCCACAACTGGTGCGGTTATGGCGACCTCATCGCTGCTTTCAAGGCGAAGTACAGCATCGATGTCAACGAACTGAACCCGGACGCCGGGTCGGGCGATGAAGTTGAAGCAATCCGCGCCAACAAGGGCAACACCGGCCCGCAGGCTCCCGACGTAATCGACGTTGGTCTCTCCTTCGGCCCGACCGCCAAGAAGGACGGCCTGCTGCAGCCTTACAAGGTCTCCACCTGGGACTCGATTCCGGACAGCGCCAAGGATGCCGACGGCTTCTGGTATGGCGACTACTACGGCGTTCTCTCCTTCGTCACCAACAAAGACGTCGTGAAGAACCCGCCGAAGGACTGGGCTGACCTGCAGAAGCCGGAATACGCCAACACCGTATCGCTCGCTGGCGACCCGCGCACCTCCAACCAGGCCGTACAGGCCGTTTACGCCGCTGGCCTGGCTGCCGGCGAAAAGGATGCCGCCAAGGTCGGCGCTGCTGGTCTCGACTACTTCGCAAAGCTGAACAAGGCTGGCAACTTCGTTCCGGTCATCGGCAAGTCCGCTTCGCTCGCTCAGGGCGCAACCCCGATCGTCGTCGCCTGGGACTACAACGGCCTCGCATGGCGCGACAGCCTGAACGGCAACCCGCCGGTTGACGTTACAGTTCCGGCTTCGGGCGTTGTCGCTGGCGTTTACGTTCAGGCGATCTCGGCTTTCGCTCCGCACCCGAACGCTGCCAAGCTCTGGATGGAATTCCTCTATTCCGACGAAGGCCAGATCGGCTGGCTGAAGGGCTATTGCCACCCGATCCGCTTCAACGACCTGGCGAAGAACAAGAAGGTTCCGCAGGAACTTCTCGACAAGCTGCCGCCGGCAGCAGCCTATGAAAAGGCCGTTTTCCCGACGCTCGATGAACAGGCTGCCGGCAAGACCGCCATCACTACCAAGTGGGATTCTGTCGTCGGTTCGAACGTACAGTAA